Proteins co-encoded in one Coregonus clupeaformis isolate EN_2021a chromosome 17, ASM2061545v1, whole genome shotgun sequence genomic window:
- the LOC121586424 gene encoding glyceraldehyde-3-phosphate dehydrogenase, with the protein MVKIGINGFGRIGRLVTRAAAKSGKVEVVAINDPFIDLDYMVYMFKYDSTHGVWKDSEVKQEGGKLIIGNLHITVFHERDPTAIKWGDAGADYVVESTGVFTTIDKASAHLQGGAKRVIISAPSADAPMFVMGVNHEKYDNSLKVVSNASCTTNCLAPIAKVINDNFGIVEGLMSTVHAVTATQKTVDGPSGKLWRDGRGASQNIIPASTGAAKAVGKVIPELNGKLTGMAFRVPTPNVSVVDLTVRLEKAAPYDEIKKVIKAAAEGPMKGILGYTEDQVVSTDFNGDCRSSIFDAGAGIALNDHFVKLVSWYDNEFGYSNRVVDLCLHMASKE; encoded by the exons ATGGTGAAGATTGGGATCAATGG ATTTGGGCGTATTGGGCGTCTGGTGACCCGTGCCGCCGCCAAGAGCGGGAAGGTCGAGGTCGTCGCCATCAATGACCCCTTCATCGACCTGGACTATATG GTCTACATGTTCAAGTATGACTCCACCCACGGTGTTTGGAAGGACAGTGAAGTGAAGCAGGAGGGTGGAAAGTTGATCATTGGCAACCTGCACATCACAGTTTTCCATGA GAGAGACCCCACCGCCATCAAGTGGGGCGATGCTGGCGCTGACTACGTTGTGGAGTCTACTGGTGTGTTCACCACCATCGACAAGGCCTCT GCTCACCTGCAGGGAGGTGCCAAGAGGGTCATAATCTCCGCCCCCAGCGCCGATGCCCCCATGTTTGTGATGGGTGTCAACCACGAGAAGTACGACAACTCCCTGAAGGTCGTCAG CAACGCCTCCTGCACAACTAACTGCCTGGCACCCATCGCCAAGGTTATCAACGACAACTTTGGCATCGTTGAGGGTCTCATG AGCACAGTTCACGCAGTCACAGCCACACAGAAGACTGTTGACGGGCCCTCCGGGAAGCTGTGGAGAGATGGACGTGGTGCCAGCCAGAACATTATCCCCGCCTCCACTGGTGCCGCCAAGGCCGTGGGCAAGGTTATCCCCGAGCTGAACGG CAAGCTGACCGGCATGGCCTTCCGTGTCCCCACTCCCAACGTTTCCGTGGTAGACCTGACTGTCCGTCTTGAGAAGGCC GCGCCTTATGACGAGATCAAGAAGGTCATCAAGGCTGCCGCTGAAGGACCCATGAAGGGAATTCTGGGATACACAGAGGACCAG GTGGTGTCCACAGACTTCAACGGTGACTGCCGCTCCTCAATCTTCGACGCCGGCGCAGGCATTGCACTTAACGACCACTTTGTCAAGCTGGTCTCATG GTACGACAACGAGTTCGGCTACAGCAACCGTGTTGTTGACCTGTGTCTGCACATGGCCTCCAAGGAGTAA
- the LOC121586425 gene encoding glyceraldehyde-3-phosphate dehydrogenase, with protein MVKIGINGFGRIGRLVTRAAAKSGEVNVVAINDPFIDLDYMVYMFKYDSTHGVWKHSEVRQENGKLVIGNLHITVFHERDPSQIKWGDAGADYVVESTGVFTTIDKASAHLQGGAKRVIISAPSADAPMFVMGVNHHHYNNSLKVVSNASCTTNCLAPIAKVINDNFGIIEGLMSTVHAVTATQKTVDGPSGKLWRDGRGASQNIIPASTGAAKAVGKVIPELNGKLTGMAFRVPTPNVSVVDLTVRLEKAAPYEEIKRVIKEASKGPMKGILGYTEDQVVSTDFNGDKRSSIFDAGAGIALNDHFVKLVSWYDNEYGYSNRVIDLCMHMALKE; from the exons ATGGTGAAGATTGGAATCAATGG ATTTGGGCGTATCGGGCGCCTGGTGACCCGTGCCGCTGCCAAGAGCGGTGAAGTCAACGTCGTCGCCATCAACGACCCCTTCATTGACCTGGACTACATG GTCTACATGTTCAAGTATGACTCCACCCACGGTGTATGGAAGCACAGTGAAGTGAGACAAGAGAATGGCAAGCTGGTCATTGGCAACCTGCACATCACAGTTTTCCACGA GAGGGACCCTTCCCAGATCAAGTGGGGTGATGCTGGAGCTGACTACGTTGTGGAGTCTACTGGTGTGTTCACCACCATCGACAAGGCCTCT gctCACCTGCAGGGAGGTGCCAAGAGGGTCATCATCTCCGCCCCCAGCGCCGACGCCCCCATGTTCGTGATGGGTGTCAACCACCATCATTACAATAACTCCCTGAAAGTTGTCAG CAACGCCTCCTGTACAACTAACTGCCTGGCTCCCATCGCCAAGGTTATCAACGACAACTTCGGCATCATTGAGGGTCTCATG AGCACAGTTCATGCAGTCACAGCCACACAGAAGACTGTCGATGGGCCCTCCGGTAAGCTGTGGAGAGATGGACGTGGTGCCAGCCAGAACATTATCCCCGCCTCCACCGGCGCCGCCAAGGCCGTGGGCAAGGTTATCCCCGAGCTGAACGG CAAGTTGACCGGCATGGCCTTCCGTGTCCCCACTCCCAACGTGTCCGTAGTTGACCTGACTGTCCGTCTTGAGAAAGCC GCCCCTTATGAAGAGATCAAGAGAGTCATCAAGGAGGCCTCCAAAGGACCCATGAAGGGAATTCTGGGATACACAGAGGACCAG GTGGTGTCCACAGACTTCAATGGCGACAAACGTTCCTCAATCTTCGACGCCGGCGCAGGCATTGCACTCAACGACCACTTTGTCAAGCTGGTCTCATG GTATGACAATGAGTACGGCTATAGCAACCGCGTTATTGACTTGTGTATGCACATGGCACTCAAAGAGTAA